The sequence atttaaatattttatttggattatttttatgTGAAATGGGTATTGATGTTAGATTGATAAAAGGTATTGAAGGatcaacattattaaaaagtcCATGGTTTCACAACCATTTtagtaatattatatattgggagaataaattatattaccTTGATGTTGGATTTGGTTGTATTACACCATTTAAACcacttgaattattaaatgaagaaactattaaaaattataatgaaaatgaaaataaaaatgaaattaataaaactgtATATAGAgttagaaaattaaaaaatgatgatgatgatgatgaatatttatatgaagaaaaatttattgataaaatcAAACCTCAAAATCCATTATTTAGTCcagtttttcattttaatttatcacctGTTACAtatgaaataattgaatatagAGTTGAACCATATTCAAAatttgatgttgataaagtaattttaattaaattatttaaaaaaggaaGTTAccatttatttaaagataaactaataattgattattatgataataataaaaatcaaattaaagaaattaacgataatattacatttaataattattataaaacattattttataaaaaaaataaaagtatttttataaaaatttattaatttaattaaaattacaaatatatatttttactattattattgttattgttattattattattattatttttttttttttttttttttttttttattattattattttttaaaattaattttgaattatttcttcatcattatctttaaatggttcataattattattttcattatcttcattattaaattcattataatCTGAAGAATTTATACcttgattttcaattaatggttttaataaatttgaatattgaGGATTTTCAATAGTTTCTTCACAATCATCAGATTGTTTAAAACTTCTACCAGTGATTTTTGCTAAGATGTTTCTAAAGATTGTACCCCAATTTTCACGAAGTAATTGATATAAAATGATAGAGACAAAAGTGGAAACACCAATtgcatcaattttaattttaccccATTCAACATTTACACTAATCATACCAGTACctaaaacaattgaaatacCGGCAGTTAAAAGATTTCTTggttttgaaaaatcaactTGAGAATTAATCCAAAGTTTTGCACCAGTTATAGCAGTGATaccaaataaaacaattgataaaCCACCGAAAATACCTGGAGGTATAGTTTGAACGATTGCGCCGAAAATTGGTAAACATCCCAACACAATTGCGATACATGCAGCAAATACGAATGAAAGGGTTGAGAAAATCTTTGTTATACTCATTACACCAATGTTTTCAGCGTAGGTTGTTGTACCAGAACTACCAAAGAATCCGGCTAAAATACATGCCAATGCATCACCTATAAAAGTTCTACCCAATAAATTATCCATACTATATTCAGTCATTGATGAAACCGCTTTTAAGTGACCAATATTCTCTGCAGCTAAAATTACGGCAACAGGTGCAATCATTGAAATGTAAGTTGAATCGAATGATGGTAAATGAGTTTGTGGTAAACCAATCCATTTTGCATCACTTACTACACTAAAATCAATACCTGGTCCAACACCTCCCAATCCacataataaataaactacaTATGATACAACCCCACCAATTAAAATGGGTAATCTTTTCAAAGGGCCAGGTGCATAACATGTAATCATCACTACCAAAAGTATGGTTAATGCAGCCATCCATGCATCAAATCCTGTGGTTGCAGCTTGACCAACTGCTGAATTTGCTAAATGGAGACCAATGGAAACGATAACGGATCCAGTTACAACGGGTGGtgttaaaaattcaatcCATGCATGACCTGCAACCATTACAAGCAATCCAATggctaaataaataaatccaCAAACTACAATACCACCTGCTGCTGGAGAAATGTTTGGATTCGTTGTACCAGGTGAATAAATATATCCAGTGGCTGAATTAACAACTCCAATGAATGCAAAAGATGATCCTAAATATGACGGTACCTTACCTCCAGTGCATACATAGAATATCAATGTACCAACACCAGAGAAAAATAATGCTGAATTTGTACTAAATCCCATCAATAATGGGCATAAAATATTACCTCCAAACATTGCTAAAATATGttgaaatgataaaaaaaatgatggtATAATTGGTATTCTTTCATCTGGCATAATAGGTATATCACtagtattttttaatttatattttggaaaataatccaaaatcattatttttatattttcccACATcattttttcttatttataatatataaaatataaatatatatataaaatttatattatttatatttattattttttttttttttttgatgttgATATCTTTTTAACAGGGTTTtgaagtgaaaaaaaaaaaaaaaaaaaaaaaaaaaaaaaaaaaaaaaaaaaaaaaaaaaaaaaaacttatatCTTTTTAACAGGGTCTTggagtgaaaaaaaaaaaaaaaataataataatgccgATGAcgaaaaaagttttataagTTTATAAAGCTCGgataaaaaatcttttgacGGGCttgttttgaaattaaaataataaaaataaaaacctggtattcatttttttttattttatttttaatatttttaaattgtttttttttttttttttttttttttaagatatttgcAAAACACCAAAcctgacaaaaaaaaaaaaaaaatattttcattttttttttttagcaactgaataattttatttatttttaatgtgGATTTAGTTTTCAGAAATAgaggattaaaaaaataaacaaaatgatataaaatataaacaaaattaaagtaTACATTCtgatctaaatttttttttttttttttttataattattattattattttattttaatttgcgCTTGAAGAAAATCTTTgaagttttctttttaatggGGCTTCAACAAatctttttttgtaaattatgaaaacaatagcaataattGCAGCTAGACCTCCAACTGGAACAGCGATCACAACTGGTAAAAACCATGACTCAcgattattatcatcacatTCATCAATGAATTCAGGACTAATCAATACAGAGAAGTCAGGATCTAATAAACATTTCTTTGTACAATGAGGTAAATTCATACCAACtgtaattgaatcatttgattttgatactAACACAGTTTGCATAAATGTTGATATACCATCACTTTCGATTCTGTCTATAAATCTAccatttaaaacttttgcatcttttttaatagctatataatttaatgaattatctTGATTTGGTGtactattaatttcaatttgatcatcattacaatcattttcattatttgtttgaatttcatttacacttgatttcatttgtaattgtaatgtatttaaattacttgaatattgataattttcaattgatactGTCATTTTAACTGATCCACttgttaatttaaaattaatgccTGCAAATGATACATCTctatctttattaatttcttcaattgTATATGTGATATTACATTTAtcattttgaattgattgaatgAATGTGTAAACTGTTTTactaatatttgaaattattgaccatttatttaataatagataCTCATTGATTTGATTACCATTGAAATCTATCTCTATTAATtttgtaattaaaatttgataatttgttTGTTGATTTGTAATATTTGTATTACCAGTATTACCATCTATTGTTGTATTAGATCCTGGTAATCCACCACTATTATCGCCACCACCACTTGGATTTGAATATAAACTACAATCATAACCGCTCCATCTTCCAATACAATTACAATATCCAGTTGTTGTATTACAAATACCATTTGATGTCGATGTACAATGATTTGGACAttgtttatcatttgaataatattgataaatatcttttgatGTTACGTTGattgaattttgaattacACTTACTGATTTTAAACCTGTACCTGGTGGTgctttacaaataatttcaCTTTCagatatattataaattggtATACATTGTTTATTACCAATGAAAACTTGTGGATCAGTATGATTATTACCAAACCAACCATAAATTGAAGCGCTACCACCATTGGTATCACTTGGTGAAACTGCTGATATTGTATGTAATGGAATTGAACAATCAATACCAATCCATTCGTAAGGAGTGATTGGGCATGAACAAATACCAGTCTGATTATTACATTGaccaatattattacaattatttaaacattgTTTAAATGGGATTGAGCAATCATCACCTTGATGGTTTGAATCACATTTACATTGACCAATATCAGATAAACAGtaaccattaccattacaatcattataattttcagaacaatttaaaattacatttattCCACTTGGATTTAAAGTGAATTGCGTCGTTAAACCTCCAATTGTAATATATGATAAAATATCCTCCAAAGATGGGTCTACCACACTAGAAATTGTACAGtatatttgataaaatgaTGTACTTGAAACTATACAATTATAATTACCAATAGTAATGTTTacaattgattgattaaaaGTAAAGAATGAACCATCGAAAATTAAACTACTTGAACCCAATACCCAATCTACCATTTCTAATCTTGGTGGTATATCTTGAGTTGACAATGGGAATATATAATTTGGATTGTTACTATATATCAAGTAAAcaattggtggtggttttATGGTTGTGATTGCacttattattttatttggttttattaCTTTGATATCAAATCTGTCTCCATTTTCAGTAACTAGAAAGTTTGAGTTAACCCATGAACCACCTATATTTTCaccaaaaatataatattcatATTCGACATAATACAttgaataattatatatatttacgAGTCTAAGATTTGGAATAATAAtaccttttaaaaaatttgttattattttttgataatttattgttaaaaattgtatttttaattatgaaaaaaaaaaaaaaaaaaaaaaaaaaagaatttttaaacttACTTGGTGAAGATGGTTGATtcaaatttgaaaaagaattacCAATGAATCTAGATTCTAAATCTATATTAACTAATCCAAAGAAACATGTAAAACATGATGGAATTAATCCAGTCATTGAGTTATTACTTACAATTAAATCTAATTCACAATATGAATCATCAATTGTTCCAgttatttgattaaaactAATATCGATGcttgttaatttattattaattgttctATTGAAAATTGGTAAAGAACCTGACATTACATTATCgactaaatttaattttttaacatttgtaaataatgaaaaatcaaatgttTCAATATATGCATTTTTGAGGGTGAACTCttcaaatttttcatttgttgGTAAAATAAAAGGAAGTGAACCACCAAATGTAAAACCTCTACCAgtatctttaaaaattaattctttcatTGATTTACCAActaatgataaatcaattaaagatggTGGGCTTAAAAGTAGTGTTCTTTCaaattcactttttttttttttttagtgttagctattttcaattatccaattaataaatcaatataaaCACAAATAAAACTTACATTCTTGTTAAATTTTCAGCTCTAATTTgtgaaaattcaattgatgggAAATTTATCTCATCATATACCTGAATTGATAAAGTATTTAAACTTTCACACTGAGTAATATTAATCCATGAAGATTGGTCAAAACCTGGAAGAAGAACAAGTTGGAAATATgcatttatatatttaaatgaagGTACATTTAAGGATACAACTTTAATATAAGATGGATTCCATATGAAGGTTCCATCTagatcattttcaaaataaattaaatgagaTCCTATTCCAATAATACTTGAAGTTTGTATTGatcttaatttaaaaaaaaaaaaaaaaaaaaaaaaaaaattaggaattagttaaaaattataaataatattaaatttttaaaatatacatACACTTGATCTGCTttagaaaatattgaaaatttaatttgagtAGGAAAGGTTTGAGTTTTCATTGTTactgaaaaatataaaacagTAGGTGGAAGTGGTAAAAACTGTATATTCTCTTGAATAAGATCAAATCTTGTGGTTTTTTGAGGAAGTGAAGAATATAAAATATCACTATCTAAAACAACTGTACTTAGTGAAAGAGATGTCATGTTTTCATAACATAAAAAATCATCACCCAAAACATATGACATATTTGATTGTCCAAGGTTTAAAGTGGAAATGTAATTTTTATCACAACCAATATATAACAttggttgaaaaaaaaaatcagctTTACAAAAATCATATTTTGATGTTGTGACATTTGGTGTGAGTTTTGAAATTGTACCCAAATTGgttaataaagtttttataCAATCATATTCTTTTTGGCTTAACTGTTGTTGTGAATTTAcacaaattattaaaaaaaaaaacaacaatagtgaatttaaagaaaacaTATTGTTTTGTGTGATGAGGTTGTGATGgttctttatatttatttttatttttttttttttttttttttttgtgcaAAAACCaccatttcaaaaaaatctaaaaaaaatctggaaaaaaaagaaaattcaaaaaatttactttttcccaaagatattttttttttttgaaaaaaaaataatcaaaaccatcgtaaaaattattttattttattttttttaaaattttttttttttcaaatcaaaCAACCATCCTaaaacttatttttttttttataattaacaATATGACCGAATGTgcgaattttcattttttagatttttttttttttttttagatttttttttttttttttttttttttttttgaaatatatttcaaataagaataaagatattttgtttaaataaaagtgataaaaatagaatacaaaaaggaataaaaaaaaaaaaaaaaaattatagtccatttttttaatacacatttttttttttttttttatatttatttttagatctattaaatttatttatttttagatctattaaatttatttaatttcatttattttatttttttatttattatttttaaatagagaCTCTGAAAGGTTTGATGAtcttaatttataataatagaattttattttcattattttgttgaccaaaataagaaatatatccgttatttattattattattattattattattattattattattattattattattattattattattatttttattatttttattattattattattattagtattattatgttTAGTAATcaccaataatattattataaaacttaaaaaaataaagttggtTTTAATTCATAATATtcgttgtttttttttttttttttttttttttacattaatGAGTAGATCTACGAATATTTTGTTTTGCGCTTGGGATGCAGTAATGAATCTTAgctatttgaattttaatttctttttttttaaagttattaCATTTCTAAATGGGATTCGATCCCTTGACccaaagttttatttttaaaaaaagtgcCGCGACCTGGAATCGAACCAGGGTCAACAGAGCCACAATCTGATGTACTACCACTATACTATCACGGCgaattttgatattttttcaaaaaactgCTCACACcgattttatatttttcaaaaaaaaaaaaaaaaaaaaaaaaaaaaaaaaaaaaaaaaaaaaaaaaaaaaaaaaaacctccGAAAACATTCTTTCAGGGAATTTCcagaattttaaatttttaaagtcgaataaagattttaaagaaaaaaaaagaaatgaataaattggCAAATACAATAATGACAGAATCAACAGAAACATTGGCAGATAAAATCAAGAAATCAAATGAACTCAGAACAAAgttcaaatatttaaaaaatacgtACAGAACACTTGATAAAATAAGCGAAGCAATATACCACACTCAAATTGAACTAAAACAATCACAGCAAAGAAAAATGCACctttaaagcaaatttaaagaaaagttgatttaaattggatttaaattgaatttaaagccgcgtttaaaaaattcatttttaaggtaatttttaaggtaatttttaagatatttaaaaatgcctttaaaatttgctttaaaataaatttttaagcaattttaaaggtgattttaaaggtgattttaaaggtgatttttaaggtaatttttaagataatttttaagatatttaaaaatacctttaaaatttattttaaattaattttaaataggaTTTAAAGTAGATTTAAAGTATATTTaaagtgaatttaaatttcctttaaacataaatttaaggtttttaataaaaaagatctaATTTTAGAACAAAAAAATGGGGATAAAATAttctatcatttttaaatttttcatcaaAGCAATCAAATGGTTTAATGGTTGATGAGACTACCCTTTGATAGAGGGTCGGGGGATCGAATCccttttggtaatttttgaaaaattaaaaaaaaaatttttaaaaaatttatccgTTAAATAACGGCTTCGAACTCAGGACCTCGCTTTTAAAGCCAttaaaaaggtaattttaaaggtaattttaacGGCGTTCTAAAGACCCcctaaaaattacctttaaaattacctttaaaatttttttaattcaggactttaaagcaaatttaaatttaatttaaagcgAATTTAAAGGTGGTTTTTTCTTCGCTGTGATATAAATTCATGATCAATATCCCAGATGAGATATCCAACAACTTGAAAGCAGAATTGGAAATCCATTTACAAGGAGATGATAAGATAATAACAAGTAagaataaattcaaaatcctCACGGACTGCAGAACTCAAGTAATCAAGTACTCTAACGTTTTCAACGGAGTACTAAAAGGAGTTCACAGAGcaataataaaaccaaaaaagaTCTTCAAAACATTCAACTGGGAAAAATCAATGGACATAGTAGAAAAAACATTGCATGAAGAAGGACtggaaataatcaaattagaTAATTTAGGTGAAAACCTGATAATACACTCATTCAACTCAATTATCAGTCCAGAGCACAAAGACCAGCTAATACATTGTAAACACATAACAATACTATTCCTCACTACAACAGAAGAaacaaaaaatcaaagaaaaacaaatagGGAAATCGAAGACGAAATCTCAGAAAACTCAAAAATCACGGAACTACCAAATTCCGAGACAAAGGAAAACACAAGAATAAacataaaatcaaaagaagaaTTCAATCATAAAAACACTAGCGaatcaaaaaataacaacaaaaacaaaatagaaaacaaaaaagaaaataataaagaaatcaataaTGAAAACATCAAAGACAAGAGCAAAAACGAAAAAGTaaaggaaaaagaaattgaaaataaaaaacccaCAACAATTagagcaacaacaacaaccacaacgaCAGAAACGACAAATACAATAAACAATATTGAAAAGAGAAAAGTACTTCGTATCCCACCAATAACAGTAACATATAGTGTTGACAGCAAAGAGAAAAGGAGAATGGAGTTAactgaagatgaagaagcaTTAGAAGTGGTAAGAAAGATGTTCGAAAATGAAGAAGAGAACAGAATTTttgaagaaaaaataaataaccaaaaaaagaaGGAAACCCCAAGGTTAGcctcaatcaaaaaaagacaaACAATGTCACCTATCCAAAATTCAGAATCTCCAGCAACGCCAGAGAtagtaaaaagaaaaagattcaaCTCATCTCCAAACCCAACAACTAATCACCAAGAAATTTTAACACCTTACAAAACTccaattaaaataacaaaGGAAGAATCAGATTTAATGGAAGCAGCACTAAGAGACAAATTGCCCAAAGTACTCCAAGACGTACTTCCATCTGTCtcatttgtttaaaaaaaaaaaaaaaaaaaaaaaaaaaaaaaaaaaaaaaaaaaaaaatgataaaaataatgaccTGGAATTGCCAAGGTTGCTCAACAATCAAAAGCATGAATCAGacaaaaaatacaattaacCTAATAAAACCTGATATATCAATACTAACAGAAACAAATCTAAAAAAGGATCAAAATCTAGCGCAAATCAAAAACCATTACTCAACAGGAGGAAAAGGAAAAGAAGCAAGAGGAAAAGGAGTAATGGCAATAAATCACCTAGAACaaatagaaattaaaaacttgGAAGAAAAAGAAGGCAGAATCTTAAAATTTACTGCAATTCTAAACAATACGGAAATCAACATAATTGGCATCTATGCACCAGCCTCATATGACAGAAGAAAAGGATGGTTTTCAAACAATATTTCCCTTGGAGATCTAGAACAGGCAGACATAGTTACTGGTGACTTTAACATCAACAAATATGCAAAAATCAAGTTCAAAGATGGATCATCCGATAAGAGAAAATTCACAGAAAATGAAACAATAGAATTCCTAATGATGGAAGTAGGACTCACCGAAATACtaccaaattcaacaactaaAACAACCTTCAAAGATAAACTAATCGATAGAACATTCTTATCAACAAAGATGCACCAACTCAATCACTCGTACAAGATAAtagataaaataaacaaatcaGACCATAACATAGTAGTGATGGATTTCAAAATACCAAATTTCACAAAAATATACAAATCACCCCTATGGAAAATGAactcaataataattaaagaagataaaacaataaaaaagatagaaaaAATAATCGACCACTACCAGGaaaccaaaagaaaaaaccTTAACATAACGGAATACTGGATTaagttcaaaaaaaaaataaaaaaacaatgcaTTACAacagaaaagaaaagaatactagagagaaaaaaaacGCTATCAAATCTAGCAAATGAAcacacaaaaacaaaaaacaaatatgaaaaagaaacaatatCGAACGAAATAACAATACttcaagaagaagaaagaaTAGACAGAATGATCAAAAGCTCAATCAACTACATCAACAATAAAGAAATAGCATCAAATCTCCTTACATCTATTCTTAAAAAAAGAGACTCGAGCTCCCAGATTCACAGAATAAAGAACCCATCCAATGGAGAAATCGAAACagaacaaaaagaaataacAGATTGCTTCAGAAAATATTACGAGACACTCTTCAAAGAGAAAGAATGCGACCAAGAAACACATACAGAACTTCTAAGCACCTGGAACCCACcaatagataaaaaaaaattaacagaGATGGAAGACAGAATCGAAGAATATGAGGTTAAGCTAGCAATAGAAAAGATAGCAGAAGGTAAATCACCAGGAGAAGATGGAATAACATCTTCATTCTATAAAATCCACCAACACAAACTAATTCCAATCCTCACAGAACTATTCAACTTCTTTTTAAACAATGAAATTCCAACAGAATTCAAGAACGGTATCCTTACATCAATATACAAAGGTAAAGGGGATGTCTTGGAAATCTCAAACAGAAGACCAATAACGTTACTCAACGTAGACTACAAAATCTACTcaaaaataatcaacaataGAATACTAAAAATCCTGCCAAACATAATCTCAAAGTACCAGAACGGTTTTATACCAGGAAGGCTACTCCACAACAACATTATAGCTTTGGATTTAGCAATGGAAAAGAGTGATAGAAACACGATAATCACCTTTTATGACTTCGAAAAAGCCTTCGATTCAATATCTCATAAAGCGTTAATAAGGACTCTAAACCATCTAAAGTTCCCTCGGAAAATAACAAACACAATACTAAGCATGTTAACGAACACCAACATAAGGGTCATGGTAAATGGACAACTCTCTGAATCCTTCAGAGCAGGAAGAGGTACAAAACAGGGCGACCCAATTTCACCAACTCTCTTCGCTATAGTATGTGAATGCTTATCAACATCAATAAGAAAAGACAATACCATAATAGGCATAAAACTCAATCAGAACAATTCGATGAAGATTGGACAATATGCAGACGACACAGTCACACTAGCCAGTAACATAGATGACGCAGATAAAATGGATATGAAAGTTATAAAATTTTGCCAAGCCACAGCAGCAAAAATAAACGATAATAAATGTGTGTGCATCACTAAAAACCCAAAGATAAAGACCAAATATAAGACAATTGGGGCgaaagaagaagaaagatATCTTGGCTTTTTCTTCAACCGCAAAGGTGTAATAAGCAAAGTAGATGATACGGTGAACAAACTGGAAAACCTCACAAAATGCTATTCGAGCGTGTCATCAACGCTAAAAGGTAGAATCACAATCCTCAAATCATACCTGCTGTCCCAACT comes from Dictyostelium discoideum AX4 chromosome 2 chromosome, whole genome shotgun sequence and encodes:
- a CDS encoding xanthine/uracil permease family protein — protein: MMWENIKIMILDYFPKYKLKNTSDIPIMPDERIPIIPSFFLSFQHILAMFGGNILCPLLMGFSTNSALFFSGVGTLIFYVCTGGKVPSYLGSSFAFIGVVNSATGYIYSPGTTNPNISPAAGGIVVCGFIYLAIGLLVMVAGHAWIEFLTPPVVTGSVIVSIGLHLANSAVGQAATTGFDAWMAALTILLVVMITCYAPGPLKRLPILIGGVVSYVVYLLCGLGGVGPGIDFSVVSDAKWIGLPQTHLPSFDSTYISMIAPVAVILAAENIGHLKAVSSMTEYSMDNLLGRTFIGDALACILAGFFGSSGTTTYAENIGVMSITKIFSTLSFVFAACIAIVLGCLPIFGAIVQTIPPGIFGGLSIVLFGITAITGAKLWINSQVDFSKPRNLLTAGISIVLGTGMISVNVEWGKIKIDAIGVSTFVSIILYQLLRENWGTIFRNILAKITGRSFKQSDDCEETIENPQYSNLLKPLIENQGINSSDYNEFNNEDNENNNYEPFKDNDEEIIQN